The DNA sequence TCTGACACACAGACAATGAACAGTGAACAGTGTTCTACTGACAAAGTCCATGTCAAACTACTTACAGCAGTTCCCTCGACTACTAGAAATAGTTGATGGTGGTGGAACTGCTGCACAGAAGTAATTTTCTTACCTTCTCATGGCACATACTTGGAAACTCATTTCTACCCAATGCTGAGGGTGCAGCGAAGAGAAAACAGCTGCAAGGTTTATTTTATTGAGCAACATCTTTAAAGATACAAGAAGAGGTGCACACCACAATGCAGATGGGACTGAACTACTACGCAAAGTTCTTTTGccacaaagaaaacaataaatacaaGGAACACTGACTGTTCATACATATTGGACCATGGCACATGCACATTTACCAAAtcttaaaatactaaaaatggtGTTCAGCTTTATCAGGGAACCTTGGGCTTACATGTGCATCTTCGTGAGAAAGTGCTGCTTCAGTGGAGTGGGTACAAGCACACGGATGAAGCTGCCTAACATGGAGGGGCACTGAGAAGGCAGCCTGGTGGGACAGACGCGTTACAGCACTGAGGGCCAAACTCCAGACAGCACAATCTTCCTGTTTGCAGCAAATCCATGGCATCCTATGTTTCTTCCAATAGCTGAAGAGACATCTCAATCACAAAGTCTTTTGTTTCACAGGTTAGGAAactaaagaaaaagttaaaaaaaaataatgtctatATTTTACTTACTATATAACTATAAAGTCTTTATAAAATAATGCATATACCATGTGTTCTGATATAGATTATGCAAAACATAAATTTAATAGACTTAATAGAAATTCATTaacttgtaattcactatttgtgtgtgtgtgtatgtatgtacatgtctGTACAGatgtgaatgcatgcatgtggaggccagagattgatgtctggttgttttttgagacagggccttgcacTGACcacagagctcactgactcagctaacctagctagcctgtgagctccagggattccctATGTCTTGGGATTACTAGCATGGGCCCACAAAGCCCAGCATATTATGTGGGAAATGGAGATCAAAATTCAGCTCGTCCTGCTTGTGCGGTAAGGACTTCAgcaactgagccatccccccaactCCGTAATTCActttaaacactttaaaaatgtttatcttaATTCATGTTTTACTTGacgtttatatatttatattttgtctttataaaatatatgaaagttaGAGGGACATAccaatacaatttatttttttttttaaatgcacaacacagggctggagagatggctcaatggttaaaggcatttgcttgtagagcctgctagcccaggttcaactccccagacacccacataaggccagatgggCATTGACAAGAGGCTTTCATATACCcatacttatatacatacaaatatattcacacacataaattaaaaaaaaaaaacaccatgctGAAGAGATATTTTTGGAATGACATTTGATGGTCATGCATAAATTCACACTGAAGAGTGGTTATTATTGGAAGATATTTATACTAATGTTTTTTCTATCATCTCCTAAAACTCTATCCccaaagatgagaaagagagagaagtgaatgTGCAGAAGAGAACACTTCTATTCCAGGAAGTGAAAGAAGCGCTAAGTGCAGTCAAATCAACACAGtggagcagaagagagagaggatgttaATGGTATCTGCAGACTCAATTCTAAAATGGGAAAAAGAATCCACAATAGGAAAATTTGGTACATGCTTACTTTGCCACTAACTTTACCAACAGTGAGTTGAAGTGTCCTTTGGTGGAGAGAAGAATATTTTTAATCCAATAAAAACTACTACTTTATCTGAATATAATGGGGGCTCAGGATACCCACTTGGCAAAACATCCATTTACCACCACTAACATATGTTCTTGGTGCACGAATAAGAAGATTTCTAAGAGATGTGTCATAATAAAAGCAGGTTACTAATTAAATCTTTCATCTAGTTTTAGGTGAAACAGATGAAATTAACATTTACTAATGATCTAGTAGGCACAATACAGTTTTTACACTAAAAGATGAATACTGCAGAAATAACTCATTTTCTATCACTATCAAAAAATCTCCTAAAAGGAGATGAAAATAGAGGAAATAATTATTAATCTGGGATCCATAAATGATATAGTTCACTTACTCCCTCATTCATTCAGCACATTTTCACTGAGAAACTAACACAGGTTTAAACAGTATTCAAATATGTGAATTGAACATATAAAAATACTAACCTCACAATCTAACATTTCAGTCAGGTAAAGAgtaaacacaggggctggagagatggctcagctgttaaggtgcttgcctgcaaagcccaaggacctgagtttgattgcccagtaaccatgtaaaagccagatacataaggtggcatatacatctggagttcgtctgcaatggctagaggcactgtcAGCCCtgtcctctctatctgcctcttcctccctgtctcacaaataaataatatttttaagtaaacatTGTATCTAGCTAGCtatcatccattcatctattaTTGCCTACTAATGCTATGATGCATGTCAAGTGTTTTGAATAACCAAAGGGctccaggatgacatggaaaaAGAGTGGCTGGGACATGACTAGAATACATACTGGAAGGTGTGGGGACTATCCATGATAGCATTAGGGAAAGggcattcatttcaaacagaggGAAGGACGACGAGACTTTTACCTTTTACAATGGTGTTTCCTTCTTGTAGTTGAAGCTGGGATCGGAGCCCTCGATTTGAAGCTTCAGGGCTTGTTTAAGGCTCAGCTCAGTCTCAGAGGGAGGGAACCCTTCCAGCACTTCCTGATGCCCACGGTCCTGCACTGTTCGTGAGACGGACACCCTACCAAGGAAAACCTGGTTGCTCTGGAGATGGTAATTGGGATTGGTCATGATCCCATTCCTCCTCTTCTGCTCCCCACCTTGCTGATGAATGGCAAGCTGTGGCTGAGTGTGAGAGCCATCCTGCTGAGGCGGTGGGACAGTTTTGCCCTGGGATTCTGCTGGTATGTGCTTAGGTAGGCCATTATTCCCAGATTTGGCTACAAGCCCCCTTCTGTCAAACTGAGTCATTTCATATTCTAGAACCTTTGGCTGTGAAGCATTACTCTGCTTTGCCTTTTTCCCAGCAGACCCAGACTTACTGGAGTTTTCTGATTTGCCTCCTTTACTTGATTTTGTTGACTTCAAACTGGGCTTCACCTGACTCCACTCAAATTCACTGCTGGGCGAGTTATGACTCTGTCCCAAGGACTGAGTGGTGGAAGAGGGGGACACGATGGACTGTCGACTTCTGCTGCGGGGCAGCGAGTGCTGCCTGATCTGCTCTGTGAACGACAGACTGTGGAAGCTATCAATTGGCACTGTTTGTGCAGTGGCTGTGGAGGAGGTTGTCCTCAACGAAGAATTTTTTGAGCTTTTCAGGGAATTATTGGACAGCGATGACTTCTGCCGATCCACGGTAGAGTCTGGGGACTCAGAAGGGGAGCTGAAGGCATGGGCTGGCCCACTGGGCAAGCCACGCAGTGAGGGCTGCAGGTCCCCTGCACCAGTGCTCCCAGAACTATTGGACTTAATAGTTAGTGATTGCATTTTTGATGGGGCCGACTGCAGAGGCTTTTGCTCCATTGTGTGGACAGGAGATGGGGAACAGCCATTCAGAGTAGAGGCACCATATTTCTCTAATAATTTAATGATTTGAGAATGCCCATTTTTGGCTGCCACCCTCATGGCCGTGCGCCCAAATTGGTCAGCATGGTTGGGATCTGCACCATGCTCCAACAACACCTGCACCACGTCCACATGACCCTCCTGGGCTGCGATGCAGAGAGCTGTGGCACCCTGGTTGCAGGTGTGATCCACCACAGCACTGTGCTCGATCAGTAGCTGGACCACTTTGACATGGCCCTGCCAGGCTGCAGACTGCAAGGCTGAGCGTTTCTCATTGTCAGCTGCATTGACGTCTGCGTGGCAGGTTAGAAGGACCTGCACCATTTCCACATGGCCCTGCCAGCAGGAGACGTGAAGTGCTGTCCTCCCCTCTGCGTCACTGGCTTCTACATTTGCACCATTTTCTAAAAAGTATTCAGCCATTGCGAGTTGGTTTTCTAAGGCCAGGATGTAAAGTGTGGGCCTGCCATCAGCATCTTTGAAGTTCACATCAGCCCCATGGCTGAATAGCAGCTCCACAATGTCCCTGTGTCCCTCTAGGGCAGCAACCCGCAGTGCATTTCTGCCATCATAACCTCTCTGATCAATGCTGGATTTGTTTTCCAGCAGTATCTGGACACAGTCATAGTGACCCTCTTGGGCAGCTAATATGACAGGGATCCGCCCATCATTGTCAATCTCATTGGTTCTAGCACCTTGTTCAATCAGAGCCTCACAGATTAGTCTGTGGCCTTCAAATGCGGCCATGTGCAAGGGCGTCCACCCAGCGTCGTCTCGGTGGCTCTCATCTAACCCTCGGTCCAGTAGCGTGCGCACCACCTCGACATTTCCCTGGGCTGAAGCAATGCTGAGGACAGTCCTGCCCTCACTGTCAATGCTGTCCACTGCTGCACCCCAGAACAGTAGAGTGTTGACCACAGAAGCATGCCCCATGGAAGCCGCAGCTAGCAGGGGTGTGCGGCCATTGTTATCTGTGTGGTCCACGTCTGCTCCTCCTTCTAGAAGCAGGTCTACCACATCCACGTGGCCTTCATAAGCAGCCACCAGCAGGGGCGTCATGCCATCCTTGTCACAATGGTCTACCTCAGCCCCTCGGTCAATTAAAAGGCTCACAACAGATGCATGCCCTTTGCTGGCGGGCACACAGAGTGCAGCCACAGAGAGGGCAGTCCTGCCGTCCACATCCTCATGATTCACTTCCGCTCCATGCTCTAGTAGGTGCTCCACGATCTCTCTGTGTCCCATATATGCAGCCGCTATCAGGGCGGTTCTGCCCTCGTTGTCAGCTTTGTTCACCTCGGCCCCATGCTGTAGCAGATTCAGGACAATATCCTCGTGGCCACCCCAGGCTGCGGCTCGCAGGGCTGTTCGGCTGTCTGCGTCTGCACAATCTACCTTCACGCCAGCATAGAGCAGAGCAGAAACCACCTCAGTGTGGCCACCCCAGGCAGCAGACCTTAGTGCTGTCCAACCATCTTGATCGTTATGATTAATATTGGCTCCACACCCAATCAAACAATTAACCACTTTGGTGTGTCCTTGTCTGGCAGCTAGCGTGAGGGGTGTATGTCCATGACCATCTTCGATCTCTAAGTCAGCTCCCCTGGAGACAAGCAAGTTCACAACATCCAGATTGCCACTGTAGGCAGCATTTGCCAATAGTGTCCTCCCATTGGAATCACACTGATTCACTGAAGCCCCATTGTCGAGCAACGTCCGGATGGAATCCTCTCTCTCTAGGGCTTGCCGGACTATGCAGGATGTGCGGTCATCCTCGCTGTTGACATGGGCACCCGCTTTGACCAGCAGCTGAAGCACCTCTTGCTCCTTTGGGATTAAAGTTGACAGAGAGTCTCTCACAGGTGCACCATTCCATATCATCCATAGTGCCAGCTCTGCTGGTTCTAGCTGCAGGTTGGAATTGATTAAGTGCAGCGCAAATTCCTGTGCTTCCAAGGGTGTTAGGTTCTGGGCCTGGCAAGTATAGCTCATAGCCAACATACGGTGGCCCTCGGCTGCAT is a window from the Jaculus jaculus isolate mJacJac1 chromosome 12, mJacJac1.mat.Y.cur, whole genome shotgun sequence genome containing:
- the Ankrd50 gene encoding ankyrin repeat domain-containing protein 50; its protein translation is MTNPWEQKVCKMAQTSLLQGKQFYCREWVFHKLQHCLQEKMNCCNAAANAPPLVANSGNNASAVSGKGAAWGVLLVGGPGSGKTALCTELLWPSSPTSLQRGLHRQALAFHFCKAQDSDTLCVGGFIRGLVAQICRSGLLQGYEDKLRDPAIKSLLEPGECERNPAEAFKRCVLLPLLAMKPPPQSLYLLVDSVDEGCNVAEGEQMPSSFSGTVAELLAGHHEFFPPWLLLLCSARKQSKSVTKMFTGFRKISLDDLRKAYVVKDVQQYILHRLDQEEALRQHLTKETAETLNQLHIKSSGCFLYLERVLDGVVENFIMLREIRDIPGTLNGLYLWLCQRLFVRKQFAKVQPILNVILAACRPLTMTELYYAVWTKNMSLTLEDFQRKLDVLSKLLVDGMGDTKLLFHYSFAEWLLDVKHCTQKYLCNAAEGHRMLAMSYTCQAQNLTPLEAQEFALHLINSNLQLEPAELALWMIWNGAPVRDSLSTLIPKEQEVLQLLVKAGAHVNSEDDRTSCIVRQALEREDSIRTLLDNGASVNQCDSNGRTLLANAAYSGNLDVVNLLVSRGADLEIEDGHGHTPLTLAARQGHTKVVNCLIGCGANINHNDQDGWTALRSAAWGGHTEVVSALLYAGVKVDCADADSRTALRAAAWGGHEDIVLNLLQHGAEVNKADNEGRTALIAAAYMGHREIVEHLLEHGAEVNHEDVDGRTALSVAALCVPASKGHASVVSLLIDRGAEVDHCDKDGMTPLLVAAYEGHVDVVDLLLEGGADVDHTDNNGRTPLLAAASMGHASVVNTLLFWGAAVDSIDSEGRTVLSIASAQGNVEVVRTLLDRGLDESHRDDAGWTPLHMAAFEGHRLICEALIEQGARTNEIDNDGRIPVILAAQEGHYDCVQILLENKSSIDQRGYDGRNALRVAALEGHRDIVELLFSHGADVNFKDADGRPTLYILALENQLAMAEYFLENGANVEASDAEGRTALHVSCWQGHVEMVQVLLTCHADVNAADNEKRSALQSAAWQGHVKVVQLLIEHSAVVDHTCNQGATALCIAAQEGHVDVVQVLLEHGADPNHADQFGRTAMRVAAKNGHSQIIKLLEKYGASTLNGCSPSPVHTMEQKPLQSAPSKMQSLTIKSNSSGSTGAGDLQPSLRGLPSGPAHAFSSPSESPDSTVDRQKSSLSNNSLKSSKNSSLRTTSSTATAQTVPIDSFHSLSFTEQIRQHSLPRSRSRQSIVSPSSTTQSLGQSHNSPSSEFEWSQVKPSLKSTKSSKGGKSENSSKSGSAGKKAKQSNASQPKVLEYEMTQFDRRGLVAKSGNNGLPKHIPAESQGKTVPPPQQDGSHTQPQLAIHQQGGEQKRRNGIMTNPNYHLQSNQVFLGRVSVSRTVQDRGHQEVLEGFPPSETELSLKQALKLQIEGSDPSFNYKKETPL